CCACTGACCTCAGACAAGGTTCAGATTCACACTTCACAGCCGTCTTCTTCTGCTTCCTTAGTGATGAGAGCTGCAATCATCTCCCATATTTAAACAAGAAGAAGCCAGCAGCACACCGGGCTAACCAGGGTGCACAAGAGCACAAGGGGATATGAGTTGTGAGGCCGAGGTTGCGTTCTGGATTTCGGTGGCTGACGCGTCATGGTTGGCTGCCTCTCACTGCCTTGGCTCCAATCCAATCCTGTAGCCATCACCAATCACCAGCTTTTTCTTTGTCCTGATTCCTGATGCTCTGGGGCTGCTGCTGGCACACCATCTTTTCTTTTCTGTATGTAATTTCCATCCCATTATCCATTTTCATCTGTGCCTTGTATGGTTAAAACGAAAAGGTTAAATAAAGCTGCAACGACGGACCCTGCTGCATGCAGCTCAGCCATGGGAGTTGCTCACCTAAAAAAAGGATCGCCGGGACGGACAGAGACCTGCAGCAAGTTCTGTGGACGCACCTCGCCAGCCACCGTCGCCCGTAGGTTTGCCGCCTGCGGTGATCTCCCCCATCCGTGGATCGCTTCGCACGCACGCTTGGCAATGGCCGCCGCCGTAGTTTTCGTCGAATAATGCGGGTCTCTTGGGGGCTTGTGGCGATGGCAACGCCTCCTGCTGCGAGTTGTTTGTTGCCATGCCCAGTGCTTCATGTGACTCACTCACTCAGGGACAAAGATGGCAACGGCctccgatacccgatacccgacgggtatttgatccattaggggacggggatggaatcatatctttacccgtgggcatctaaatgggcaagaatccatacccgaTTGGTATAgagggtacgggaacgttccatGTTTACCCGTCTCCGTTACCCATTggagaacccgactatttgagctgtcatgcgagtattaagcccaaagaagctcaacataggtattttggcccaaatctgaacaatcatatatatagtttgtgtgttctagaaaccctagttcaattttttctcaccatctccgccagcagcacaagcacacctacctcacgagcgctcgtgcccctcgctttcttagttcggtctctctgccacctttgctcgtcctcctcgcaacctcgctccttctcctcggcatctccgagactccgacacttatacccgggtgaaaaagaaacgtctccgattgcaaagctgcaaccccaagtgtccttgtttatcgggtatgcagtacccgtcgggtatctgttacccgaccaatgcccgacgggtacggggataggcaataatctatacccgagacagttaacggggatgGGAACGGGATGAATTtttcgtagcggggaagagaacgttccggcgatacccgacagGTATAACCCCGTTGCAATCCTTACTCAGGGACGGACGGCCTCTCTCTCACACCAGGCTGCGGCTTCTTGTGGTGCTCAACTGGAGAACAAGAATGGACATTCAGGACAGTCCAATTGCGGTCCTGCCTGCAGATCATCGGTCACGACACATACGGGAAGAGGCCGAAGCCGAACTGTTCCTATCTTTCATTGATTACATTACACTCAAGAGATCACTGGATGGCAACACATACAACTTGCTCCTGGCAACAAGACAAGAGTAAATATCTCTGCAGGAACACCTGGAGCACAACACTGGTTTAACCATGTCTGAACAAACGCTCTGCACATGGTAGATTCTGAATCCGCTATCCCGTTCCTTCACCACATGAAAGTAATGCGAAACATACACAGCAAAACATAATTTACGAGTTCAGACATAATTTGTCACAGTATCATccacagcatatatatatatgaaacgcCTTTCCTCATCAGTGAGGAGTTCAGAAAGATGGAAAAGCAAGTATCACGTGAACAACAGCAGGAAAGGATGGAGGAAGACAAATGATGTAACCATTCCTAATAATACTGTGATGCCGAAAAAACAATGAGTTTTGACAAATCATCAATAATAAATAGGTTCATGAGAACAAGTTTACAAATCCGTTGATACTTCAAATGGGGACCTAGGTACCTACCTTATGGGACAACAGCACATTTTACACTGACAACAAAGATCAGTAATGGTACACAAACCTGAAATTATCAACAACAATCATGACAAGACAACAGGACTCAGGAGTAGCATAACATGCCATCTTCAGCACCTAAAATTTGTCACTGGTACCACAAAATGCTCTTTCCACTAACTACTAGTACCACTGAGAAAATTTTAACCGCTTTTTCTGTGGCACTGGTACTAGATCAAAGTCTAATCAATCCGTGAAAGCTGATGAGGCACGGTAGACTTCAGATGGGAGCATCTGCAAAGTAGAATCCTCTGATAAAAACTAGGTCTCAGCGGGCTTCAAGAGTTCACCAAGATTCACATGCAAGCTGTTCCTCATGGTTCGCCTTCCTGCTCCACCAGCATTGCCCTTTCTCATCATCGCAGCAAACTCACTATAATCAATTTGCCCATCCTGCAAAATGATGTATAATTTGGCAGCACCCAATTAAATGAAGATGAGGTAACAGACAAGTACGGAGATGGAGACGAAAAAACAAGGATGAAGAAGACTAACATTGTTCTGGTCCACATCTTTGATCATATCCTCAAGATGAACATCAGAAAGACCGAACTGTTCGCATGCTTGTGAGAGCTCATCAATTGTTATGAAGCCACTCCCATCCTTATCAAAGAATGCAAATGCCGACACCAAGCTTTCCTCCCTCTCCAGTTTATTCATGTGCAAGGTAGCCGCTAAGAACTCTCCATAATCAATGGTTCCACTGTTGTCAATATCAGCCTGATACAGAGGACAAGCCCAGATTACAATCTCAATGGCTCCAGTAGAACTATTTTATTTGGAAAATATACAATAGTAGCACTTACTGCATCCATCAAAGCCTGGATTTCAGGTTCCATCAGATCCGAGCCCACCCTTTTCAGACCATCCTTCAGTTCATCATAAGTTATCGTCCCACTGTTGTCAGTATCGATCATTTTGAACAACTCCTTTAAACCCCCAATCTCCTCCTCAGATAGACTTTCAGCAATCACCTGCACGAACCAAAGAAATGACTCTGAAAAAATCAATTTCCATGGTCATTGCATGTTGCACATGCCATCGTCTCTTTATCATTTATCAAGCATTTTTGCAACCTCATGACATGCTCTTTATGTGATAAACTAATTCACCTCGAGTTCAAGCAAACAACATTTTGCACAACCCATAGTGTAAACCTGAGCGTTACTTGTTCCAGTACTGTGTCAGCCAACTAGTAAAAGCAAAAACTCTCTTCTCttcaaagaaaaaagaaaggacaacACGTTCTTCTGAACCTCTATTTTGAAAGCATTCTTCTGAACCTCTGTTTTGAAAGTTACAGTTGCTGCCATTCGTGGCATCCTGCTGCTAGTGTTAGGTGGTCTTCAATCATGGGTTCAATAGCTTTTGCTGATCAGTAGACCTGTGGCCGTAGTGCAGCTGAAGGGATTGGAGACAGCAGGGTATGGGAGGACTGTTCTTTTGGAAAGAAAAAGGTTTCTTGAATTATGAAAAAGAGGTGTAGGTGACATGCAGGCCAGCTTTTTGTTTATAGTAGGACATAAAAAACTACAATAGGAGGTTAAATAGCCTGGCTTACAAAGTTCTGATTTTTAAGCAGATGTGTATAAATTGGCCTTTCTGAATAATAAAGGGGAGTAATATGAACATAGATTTAAAGGTAAGTTCACAAAAAATCTAGTTGACATGGAAAACAAGGGGAAAGAGAAAGGAAAAGATACATACAAAGTTAACACAAAACTAGTAATAGGTTGTATGGGAATGTCATAATAGAAATGAAGCATGAACCGAACATCGCCACTAAACAAAGTTCTGAATTTCGTTTGCAACATAATTACATATCAACAATGGGATAAAAAGATCTTACCCTCAATGccatcttcttgagcttgttcATTGCAGAAAAGTTTTTCAGCCTTGACAAAACAGCAGAATCAATAGGCTTATCAGGTGCaacagcatcatcaacaatccATGGATGACCTGCAATAGTCAATGTCATAAAAATGACACAGGAGCACAAGCATGCATATGAAATCTAAGACAGAGAGGGAGGGAAGCCATTCAGGCAGAAAACTTACATAGAACCTCATGAGCAGTCAATCTCTTCGTAGGATCCCGGGTAAGCATCTTACGGACTAGATCTTTAGCACTATCAGAGATACTTGGCCATGGTTCAGATTCCAAATCAAGTTTGCCTCGCAAAATCTGCCTGAAGATCCCTGCTTCACTCTCTGATGGGAGGgggaaaataagaaaaaaaaaatacacatGTAAACATGCCAATATCGGTAAACAGAAATGGATCTCAACCTAGCAATTCAATGGTTGGAATAACAAACAGTTTACCTGCCCAGAATGGGGGTACACCACATAGCAAAATGTACAAAATTACTCCAGCACTCCATACATCAGCTTCTGGGCCATAACATTTTTGAAGCACCTCAGGGGCAACATAATAGGGGCTCCCAACAACATCACCAAATTTATCACCTGGAGAATGGAAAGGTATAGCTTTCAGTGTGTGTTCTATTAATAACTTAAGCAAGCAGAAGAGAACACTAAATCAACTGAGGGGCTTCATTAATCACTATGCACTATGTTACTAACAGCTGACGTTTAACACAAATTGTATTAGATGTGTACAAGAAAAGGCAGTTCTTGCCACCAACCTTGAAAGCCTTATTACTATTAACAAGGATTGAGTATTAGATGTTATTATAGTTTTGATGTCTGTGATAGATTTTTTTTTATGCTAGAAAAATGAGATGTTATACAAATCACACTAATAACTAATAGGGTTGCTGATGTACCAAAAAGGCAAAAACAACTAATAAGAGCACTAGTCCCTACCAAACGCAATGCTAGCCGTTTACCCACATATCACTAGAGGATGAGGGACCAACTAGCAACATTATACAGCACAAAATTTCAAACCAAACAGCATAAACATTGCATAGATACGCACCAGGCTTGTAGAACACGGAGAGCCCAAAATCAGTGGCCTTGAGCGGAGCATCCTCGGCGGTGCTCGCGAAGAGGAAATTCTCGGGCTTGAGGTCCCGGTGCATGACGCCGAGCGAGTGGCACCCCTGCACCACCCCGACAATCGTCCTGATGAGCTGCGCGGCGGCACGCTCTGTGTAGTGGCCCTTGGCGACGATGCGGTCGAAGAGCTCGCCGCCGGCGCAGAGCTCCATGACGAGGTGCACGAAGAGCGCGTCCTCGTACGCGCCGCGGATGCGGACGACGTTGGGGTGCTCGGAGAGGTGGTGCATGATCTGGATCTCGCGCCACACGTCCTCGTAGTCCTCGCGGCACAGCAGCTTGCGCTTGGGGATGGACTTGCACGCGTACTCGGCGCCGTCCGCCTTGCCCACGCACTGGTACGTGGTGCCGAACTGCCCCTGCCCCAGCTTCTTCCCGATGCGGTAGTGGTCGCGCACGTTGTCCGTCTTGTGCGGCAGCACCGAAGCCGGCCGCCCACCCGACCCCGCCGTCACCGGCGGCGGCAGTCGCACGTGCGCATTGGCGCCGCCCGCCTTCCCCCTGCCCGGGCCTTGCGGGTCTGGCTGCATTGCCTTCGGCGGCGGCGGTCCCTCCCCAGATCAAGAACCGTAACCGAAAGGACGCCCTGCCTTTCCTCGGCAAAACGTGGCGAGGCTCGACGACCGGTCAGAAATGGAAACCTTTTCCAACTCCGGGGGGCGATTCCTGGTTACTTTCCGGAGGAATTTACACCGATTGAAACCGAACAACTGAAAAGATTGGATCTCGGCGCGGGGAACCCTCGCCTATGGGGAATCTGGGGGGAATGGCTGACGAATTGGGCGAAACAAAGGAGCTTTAGCGGAGGTTTATGTGCCTACGCACGCCGAGGAACGGAACGGAGAAGAGAAGACAACGGCAAGGCGAAGACGCTAAGCAACGGGATTGCTCTGTTTCCTTGTTCCCTTTTGGATTGATTGATCGATTCTTGCGGGGATTTAAAGAGAGGTCACATGCGAAGGTTGGATTTTTCCTCCATGTGAGGGTGGAAATCTAATCGGCCAGGTCTGGTGATTGCTCGGGGCTTGGATTGGGTATGCAAATGGGAACGGATCGCTAGGGCATGTGGGGGAGCACGTCGGTGGTTATCGTCTTCGCCTCCTTGGCGAGAGGCGGAGGAGAGGGGGGAAGACAGGACACAGGAGGAAGACAACGTGGTCGGAAACTTCCCTTTccatttgttttattatttattattattatttaatttattttcctCCCTTTATTATCCAAGTAGTATCTCTTGCCACTCACTTACTGGATCtgttaaataaatatatatactcCTCCTATATACAACTTTTAACTGCATATCCTTTATGATGAAATGGCTTTGTAGTTTTTTATTGTCGTTTCAATCTAAACGTCTTTATAAAGACTAACTTTGAAACTCATGGTCTATTTACCTCACTGTTTAATTAGGATATTAGTGTTCTTACCCCTGCTTTAAGGCTAACTGTGATTTTTCTCTTGTTTTTGTGATTTTACCTTGAATTTTTA
The sequence above is drawn from the Miscanthus floridulus cultivar M001 chromosome 15, ASM1932011v1, whole genome shotgun sequence genome and encodes:
- the LOC136508127 gene encoding calcium-dependent protein kinase 28 gives rise to the protein MQPDPQGPGRGKAGGANAHVRLPPPVTAGSGGRPASVLPHKTDNVRDHYRIGKKLGQGQFGTTYQCVGKADGAEYACKSIPKRKLLCREDYEDVWREIQIMHHLSEHPNVVRIRGAYEDALFVHLVMELCAGGELFDRIVAKGHYTERAAAQLIRTIVGVVQGCHSLGVMHRDLKPENFLFASTAEDAPLKATDFGLSVFYKPGDKFGDVVGSPYYVAPEVLQKCYGPEADVWSAGVILYILLCGVPPFWAESEAGIFRQILRGKLDLESEPWPSISDSAKDLVRKMLTRDPTKRLTAHEVLCHPWIVDDAVAPDKPIDSAVLSRLKNFSAMNKLKKMALRVIAESLSEEEIGGLKELFKMIDTDNSGTITYDELKDGLKRVGSDLMEPEIQALMDAADIDNSGTIDYGEFLAATLHMNKLEREESLVSAFAFFDKDGSGFITIDELSQACEQFGLSDVHLEDMIKDVDQNNDGQIDYSEFAAMMRKGNAGGAGRRTMRNSLHVNLGELLKPAET